A region of Streptomyces sp. NBC_01750 DNA encodes the following proteins:
- a CDS encoding DUF1330 domain-containing protein codes for MTAYAVGHLLPAAHLHDEIFDYMERIQSTLDPFGGRFLVHGATVELREGEWPGALVIIGFAGMERARGWYESEAYQELLPLRTRHMAGDVILVDGVSPGYDASATAARFRAAQAEAS; via the coding sequence ATGACCGCCTACGCCGTCGGGCACCTGCTGCCCGCCGCGCACCTGCACGACGAGATCTTCGACTACATGGAGCGGATCCAGTCCACCCTCGACCCCTTCGGCGGTCGCTTCCTCGTCCATGGCGCGACCGTCGAACTCCGCGAGGGCGAGTGGCCGGGCGCGCTCGTCATCATCGGCTTCGCGGGCATGGAGCGGGCGCGCGGGTGGTACGAATCCGAGGCCTACCAGGAGCTTCTGCCGCTGCGTACCCGGCATATGGCCGGTGATGTGATCCTGGTCGACGGCGTCTCCCCGGGCTACGACGCCTCGGCAACCGCCGCCCGGTTCCGGGCGGCCCAGGCCGAGGCGTCATGA
- a CDS encoding VOC family protein: MIDHISVQVADPAAGAAFYDRVLAPLGGKRLLDFGEVIGYGTTQPTFWIGPVTTEGQAREVHIAFVAADRAKVRAFYAAAVEAGAEVLHEPRVWPEYHAAYYGAFVRDPDGNNVEATCHMPE, translated from the coding sequence ATGATTGACCACATCTCGGTACAAGTGGCGGATCCGGCGGCCGGCGCCGCCTTCTACGACCGTGTGCTGGCCCCGCTCGGCGGCAAACGGCTGCTCGACTTCGGTGAGGTGATCGGTTACGGCACGACGCAGCCGACCTTCTGGATCGGTCCGGTGACGACGGAGGGGCAGGCCCGCGAGGTGCATATCGCCTTTGTCGCGGCCGACCGCGCGAAGGTACGGGCGTTCTACGCGGCGGCCGTCGAGGCGGGGGCGGAGGTGCTGCACGAGCCACGGGTGTGGCCCGAGTACCACGCGGCCTACTACGGCGCGTTCGTCAGGGATCCGGACGGCAACAACGTGGAGGCGACCTGCCATATGCCGGAGTGA
- a CDS encoding DUF1453 domain-containing protein, which yields MNIWLLVTIIAVVAVAVVVKRLMGEPLNARDLFAPPLVLTGLGIWALTEVEELSGTDLGWVIGGAVVGVGLGALRGATIQVYPKDGILYQRYTGRTFLVIVGSLVVMAGFGFLAVRMGMHEEARPINLSIGVGFLGEALVVGARGLASGVPFAPEKPSLLDRYSGR from the coding sequence GTGAATATCTGGTTACTCGTCACGATCATCGCCGTCGTGGCAGTCGCAGTGGTGGTCAAGCGGCTGATGGGCGAGCCACTCAACGCCCGCGACTTGTTCGCACCGCCGCTGGTACTCACTGGACTCGGAATCTGGGCACTCACCGAAGTCGAGGAACTGTCCGGGACCGACCTCGGCTGGGTGATCGGCGGAGCGGTGGTAGGCGTGGGGCTCGGCGCGCTGCGCGGAGCAACCATCCAGGTCTACCCCAAGGACGGGATTCTCTATCAGCGCTATACGGGCAGGACGTTCCTCGTCATCGTCGGGTCCCTGGTGGTGATGGCGGGTTTCGGCTTCCTCGCCGTACGGATGGGCATGCACGAGGAAGCGCGGCCGATCAACCTGTCCATCGGCGTCGGCTTCCTGGGCGAGGCGCTGGTCGTCGGCGCGCGGGGCCTGGCGAGCGGAGTCCCCTTCGCCCCCGAGAAGCCGAGCCTGCTCGACAGATATTCCGGGCGCTGA
- a CDS encoding TetR/AcrR family transcriptional regulator, with amino-acid sequence MPKVVVAEARRQDVAQAVLRVVGRDGLESASLRNVAEEAGLAIGSVRHYFAGQTELMIFTMEELRRRIDNRIRRHAEQLLDPDAGIDRRVRTEELLAEFLPLDETRREEAVLWTAFVTAASTRPEFRPCARRMHDEMRELIARVLHEAQKSGGIPAGLDIELETLRLAALLDGLAFGGVLYPGGVAPDAARDILRRHLQSLTVPAQPG; translated from the coding sequence ATGCCAAAAGTTGTCGTGGCCGAAGCCCGCCGTCAGGACGTCGCACAGGCGGTGCTGCGCGTTGTGGGCCGGGACGGGCTGGAGAGTGCTTCACTGCGCAACGTCGCCGAGGAGGCGGGGTTGGCCATCGGTTCCGTGCGGCACTACTTCGCCGGCCAGACGGAGCTGATGATCTTTACGATGGAGGAGCTCCGGCGGCGCATCGACAACCGCATCCGCCGCCATGCCGAGCAGCTCCTCGACCCGGACGCCGGTATCGACCGCCGGGTCCGCACCGAGGAACTACTCGCCGAATTCCTCCCCCTCGACGAGACTCGACGTGAAGAAGCCGTGCTCTGGACGGCGTTCGTCACCGCCGCAAGCACCCGCCCCGAATTCCGGCCGTGCGCCCGCAGGATGCATGACGAGATGCGCGAGCTGATCGCTCGGGTGCTGCACGAGGCCCAGAAGTCCGGCGGCATTCCCGCCGGACTCGACATCGAGCTGGAGACGCTGCGGCTTGCCGCGCTTCTGGACGGTCTCGCCTTCGGGGGAGTGCTGTACCCGGGCGGTGTCGCCCCTGATGCCGCGCGCGACATCCTCCGTCGGCATCTTCAGTCCCTCACGGTTCCCGCCCAGCCCGGTTGA
- a CDS encoding helix-turn-helix domain-containing protein, giving the protein MSSHVPNQARVIPLRPATAAPPPAAKEPLWRHVVGDVLRRERLAQERTLKDVADAARISMPYLSELERGRKEASSEVLAAAARALGLGLADVLALAHGELARSARARPARTETEPTAVTSVVSGRDRSSGRAAASPHGGMCLAA; this is encoded by the coding sequence GTGAGCAGCCACGTGCCGAACCAAGCCCGCGTCATTCCACTCCGCCCGGCCACTGCGGCGCCGCCCCCCGCGGCCAAAGAGCCCCTCTGGCGGCACGTCGTCGGTGACGTACTGCGCCGTGAGCGCCTCGCCCAGGAACGCACGCTCAAGGATGTGGCCGACGCCGCCCGGATCTCGATGCCCTATCTCTCCGAGCTCGAGCGGGGCCGCAAGGAGGCCTCGTCCGAAGTCCTCGCGGCCGCCGCCCGTGCCCTGGGCCTGGGACTGGCCGATGTCCTCGCGCTGGCCCACGGTGAGCTTGCCCGCTCGGCCCGGGCGAGGCCGGCCCGGACCGAGACCGAACCCACTGCGGTCACCTCGGTCGTCTCGGGGCGCGACCGCAGCTCCGGGCGCGCGGCAGCTTCGCCGCACGGCGGAATGTGCCTCGCGGCCTGA
- a CDS encoding ClpP family protease produces the protein MGQYTIPNVVERTPQGERSYDVFSRLLSERIIFLGTEIDDGVANVVIAQLLHLESSNPDREIAIYINSPGGSFTSLMAIYDTMTFVGAPISTFCVGQAASTAAVLMAGGDPGRRFVLEHARVLLGQPTSGGRQGTVSDLSLQAKEMLRVRSEVEEVLSRHTHHDVATLRADMDRDKVFTAQEAVAYGLADEVLSRRIPPA, from the coding sequence ATGGGCCAGTACACGATCCCGAACGTCGTCGAGCGCACCCCGCAGGGAGAGCGGTCGTACGACGTCTTCAGTCGGCTGCTGTCCGAGCGCATCATCTTCCTCGGCACAGAGATCGACGACGGCGTCGCGAATGTCGTCATCGCCCAGCTGCTCCATCTCGAGTCCTCGAACCCGGACCGCGAGATCGCGATCTACATCAACTCACCTGGTGGCTCTTTCACTTCACTCATGGCGATCTACGACACGATGACCTTCGTCGGCGCGCCGATCTCGACGTTCTGCGTCGGGCAGGCGGCCTCGACCGCGGCGGTGCTCATGGCCGGCGGAGACCCGGGACGGCGGTTCGTTCTCGAGCACGCCCGGGTGCTGTTGGGGCAGCCGACGAGCGGCGGCCGGCAGGGGACCGTCTCGGACCTCAGTCTCCAGGCCAAGGAGATGCTCCGGGTCCGCTCCGAGGTCGAGGAGGTCCTGTCCCGGCACACGCACCACGATGTCGCGACCCTGCGCGCGGACATGGACCGCGACAAGGTCTTCACCGCGCAGGAGGCAGTGGCGTACGGGCTCGCCGACGAGGTTCTCAGCCGACGGATCCCACCTGCCTGA
- a CDS encoding ATP-dependent Clp protease proteolytic subunit, with protein MAPLITGRDPVMDPRAAEGDTPATRFDDHLAAQLLAQRIVFLGTQVDEVSANRVCAQMLLLSAEDPRTDISLCINSPGGSVTAGLAIYDTMRLIPNDVSTLAMGFAASMGQFLLTVGTEGKRFALPNARIMMHQPSAGIGGTAADIAIQAENLEFTKKAVERITAEHTGQSEETISRDGDRDRWFTAEQAKEYGMVDRVVESLDDVRPAGPRRRVGL; from the coding sequence ATGGCGCCACTCATCACCGGCCGGGACCCGGTCATGGACCCACGAGCCGCCGAGGGTGACACACCTGCGACGCGGTTCGACGACCACCTCGCCGCACAACTCCTCGCACAGCGGATCGTCTTCCTCGGCACCCAGGTGGACGAGGTCTCCGCGAACCGGGTGTGCGCGCAGATGCTCCTTCTGTCGGCGGAGGACCCGAGGACCGACATCAGCCTCTGCATCAACAGTCCGGGCGGGTCGGTGACGGCGGGGCTGGCGATCTACGACACGATGCGGCTGATCCCCAACGACGTCTCTACGCTCGCCATGGGCTTTGCCGCGAGCATGGGGCAGTTCCTCCTCACCGTCGGGACGGAGGGGAAGCGCTTTGCGCTGCCGAACGCGCGGATCATGATGCACCAGCCGTCGGCCGGCATCGGCGGGACCGCCGCCGACATCGCGATCCAGGCCGAGAACCTCGAGTTCACGAAGAAGGCCGTCGAGCGGATCACCGCGGAGCACACCGGCCAGTCCGAGGAGACGATCTCCCGGGACGGCGACCGCGACCGGTGGTTCACTGCCGAACAGGCGAAGGAGTACGGCATGGTCGACCGCGTCGTCGAGTCGCTCGACGACGTCCGTCCTGCCGGACCGCGGCGACGGGTAGGGCTCTGA
- a CDS encoding DUF4291 domain-containing protein, translating to MTWIKPSFLWMMYRCGWGTKAGQETVLAVEISRSGFEWALRHACLSSYVRGVHPDRSTWQRQVKRAPARVQWDPERDLHLRPLPYRSLQLGLSGEAVRRYADEWTVSISDVTPLARDIHALVSDGDLDSAAQLLPQERPYPAQDELLTHLYP from the coding sequence TTGACTTGGATCAAGCCGTCGTTCCTGTGGATGATGTACCGCTGCGGATGGGGCACGAAGGCCGGTCAGGAGACCGTCCTGGCCGTCGAGATCTCCCGCAGCGGCTTCGAGTGGGCGTTGCGCCACGCATGCCTGTCGAGCTACGTGCGCGGGGTGCATCCCGACCGCAGCACCTGGCAACGCCAGGTGAAGCGCGCACCCGCCCGCGTCCAATGGGACCCCGAACGCGATCTGCACCTGCGGCCCCTGCCGTACCGCTCACTGCAACTCGGGCTCTCCGGTGAGGCCGTACGACGCTACGCGGACGAGTGGACGGTCAGCATCAGCGACGTGACTCCGCTCGCTCGCGACATCCACGCGCTCGTGAGCGACGGCGACCTGGATTCCGCGGCCCAACTGCTGCCCCAGGAGCGTCCCTACCCCGCCCAGGACGAACTGCTGACACACCTGTATCCGTGA
- the cutA gene encoding divalent-cation tolerance protein CutA gives MTECVQVYTATESREAAVALARGATEARLAAGAQVVGPVTSVFWHLGEFGEGEEWQVIFKTTAARYPELEAHLLDHHPWKNPEINAVPIVAGSAAGLDWIARSVAE, from the coding sequence ATGACTGAGTGCGTGCAGGTGTACACAGCGACGGAGAGCCGTGAGGCAGCGGTAGCACTGGCCAGGGGTGCGACGGAGGCACGTCTGGCCGCGGGTGCGCAGGTGGTCGGCCCTGTCACCTCGGTGTTCTGGCACCTTGGCGAATTCGGTGAGGGCGAAGAGTGGCAGGTGATCTTCAAGACAACGGCGGCTCGATACCCCGAACTTGAGGCGCATCTGTTGGATCACCACCCGTGGAAGAACCCCGAGATCAACGCGGTACCCATCGTGGCGGGCTCTGCGGCCGGCCTGGACTGGATCGCCCGCAGTGTCGCTGAGTGA
- a CDS encoding XRE family transcriptional regulator, with translation MQTALKRHDFGQVFRLARQWGGISFLKIADACDIKPERVGKLARGDGAITTYEKIAYIADALSIPGHMIGMAPRPWEQASTPTSASRPELISPLATDAPRIAGVPEPDDVGTVDLEGDEVQRRRFLAASIGIATGAAMTPGSTAGRRIGQRQVQHLQRRTTRLRSLDDVLGGADTRHIYRAELGTTMNLLRNASYTENTGRQLLSLVAEQAQQAGWAAFDAGRQTEASALYEKAFQAATEAQDAALAGNSLAFLAYQQVSTGTSGVATAAASCETASADAPATVRALLFERRAWAHAKAGQAKETEQALGQAEEALTGNGGDRPGPDWSSWVDTRELQIMKGRCWTELHRPLRAVPALEEALADFDDAHARDKSLYLTWLAHAYLDAGEIEQSATVITKAMDLSAGIGSVRPQQRANEFLLRLQPHRTIAPVAELLDRAAM, from the coding sequence GTGCAGACCGCGCTGAAGCGACACGACTTCGGACAGGTCTTCAGGCTGGCCCGGCAATGGGGCGGGATCAGCTTCCTGAAAATCGCCGACGCGTGCGACATCAAGCCGGAGCGAGTGGGGAAGCTGGCGCGAGGCGACGGCGCGATCACCACGTACGAGAAGATCGCGTACATCGCAGACGCCCTGAGCATCCCCGGCCACATGATCGGGATGGCACCGCGCCCGTGGGAGCAGGCATCGACGCCCACATCCGCAAGTCGCCCGGAGCTGATCTCTCCCCTCGCGACCGACGCCCCAAGAATTGCGGGTGTGCCCGAGCCCGATGATGTGGGAACCGTCGACCTCGAAGGAGACGAAGTGCAGCGCAGGAGGTTCCTCGCAGCTTCCATCGGCATCGCCACCGGCGCGGCCATGACGCCAGGATCCACCGCCGGCCGCCGCATCGGGCAACGGCAGGTGCAGCACCTTCAGCGGCGCACCACCCGTCTTCGCAGCCTCGATGACGTACTCGGCGGAGCCGATACCCGGCACATTTACCGCGCCGAACTCGGCACCACCATGAACCTGCTGCGCAACGCCTCGTACACGGAGAACACCGGTCGACAGCTCCTCAGTCTGGTGGCCGAGCAGGCGCAGCAGGCAGGCTGGGCAGCGTTCGACGCAGGACGGCAGACCGAGGCGTCAGCCCTCTACGAGAAGGCCTTTCAGGCGGCGACCGAGGCCCAGGACGCGGCGCTGGCAGGCAACTCCCTCGCGTTCCTCGCATACCAGCAGGTCAGCACCGGCACGTCCGGAGTGGCGACCGCCGCCGCATCCTGCGAGACAGCCAGCGCAGACGCGCCCGCGACTGTCCGGGCCCTGCTCTTTGAACGTCGCGCGTGGGCCCATGCCAAAGCAGGCCAGGCCAAGGAAACCGAGCAAGCACTCGGCCAGGCCGAGGAAGCGTTGACGGGGAACGGCGGCGATCGACCCGGGCCCGACTGGTCATCGTGGGTAGACACCCGCGAGCTCCAGATCATGAAGGGCCGCTGCTGGACCGAGCTGCACCGGCCACTACGGGCCGTGCCCGCCCTCGAAGAAGCGCTAGCCGACTTCGACGACGCTCACGCCCGCGACAAGTCGCTGTACCTCACCTGGCTGGCACACGCCTACCTGGACGCCGGAGAGATCGAGCAGTCAGCAACCGTGATCACCAAGGCCATGGATCTCTCCGCCGGAATCGGCTCCGTCCGGCCCCAGCAACGCGCGAACGAGTTCCTACTCAGGCTTCAGCCGCACCGGACGATCGCGCCCGTCGCCGAGCTGCTGGACCGCGCGGCCATGTGA
- a CDS encoding ATP-binding protein, translated as MQERQDALNGPEMVCRWARHPRCVGLARVELRKTLAAWGLAEIEDTALLVLSELVTNAVRHAHVSPGREIETRFQLAGEDLRIEVHDSSDVWPHEHAAASDSECGRGLVLVGVFADQWGVSERGGVGKSVWALMSVPPQDGDS; from the coding sequence ATGCAGGAGCGACAGGATGCGCTGAACGGCCCGGAGATGGTGTGCCGATGGGCTCGCCATCCGCGGTGCGTCGGCCTGGCCCGCGTCGAGCTGCGCAAGACGCTCGCCGCCTGGGGCCTGGCAGAGATTGAGGACACGGCTCTGCTCGTGCTCTCCGAACTGGTCACGAATGCCGTCCGGCATGCGCACGTTTCGCCGGGGCGTGAGATCGAGACCCGCTTTCAACTGGCCGGCGAAGACCTCCGTATCGAGGTGCATGACAGCTCGGACGTGTGGCCCCACGAGCATGCCGCTGCCAGCGACTCGGAGTGCGGACGAGGACTCGTCCTGGTCGGCGTGTTTGCGGACCAGTGGGGCGTGAGCGAACGCGGCGGGGTCGGAAAGTCCGTATGGGCACTGATGTCGGTGCCGCCTCAGGACGGAGACAGTTGA
- a CDS encoding DUF7848 domain-containing protein: MDGTQKPVNAGALEPQSARPRSVMRFADWMLSTDRQGSGPVYEAECTTCGESSDAAESKDEPELWCLRHAGALGHTGFRGITTAFFRAALVNARSDGADS; this comes from the coding sequence ATGGACGGTACTCAGAAGCCTGTGAACGCCGGCGCGTTGGAGCCTCAGTCGGCGAGACCTCGCTCAGTTATGCGGTTCGCCGACTGGATGTTGAGCACGGACAGGCAAGGCAGCGGGCCGGTCTATGAGGCCGAGTGCACGACATGCGGCGAGTCCTCCGACGCGGCGGAAAGCAAGGACGAGCCTGAGCTTTGGTGCTTGCGGCACGCGGGCGCTCTCGGACACACCGGCTTCCGCGGGATCACGACCGCGTTCTTCCGCGCCGCTCTGGTCAACGCGCGAAGTGATGGTGCGGACTCATGA
- a CDS encoding HNH endonuclease, protein MPAEGDWRGPVSDHKTVSRNPLSNGQPYSARHLKSRRVRPSSSLAIRDLQPPRVSARYRALVEKVEERESAASGGRREHVRREPVRLKEAREAVLLRCQGQCENPSCGGQPSDLTDHGQAILEVDHVERIAGGGRDHPVQMVALCPNCHAMKERGAHRAALQSVLLHVAKETHLRWNAGDAG, encoded by the coding sequence ATGCCTGCTGAAGGCGACTGGAGGGGGCCCGTGTCGGACCATAAGACGGTCTCAAGGAATCCATTGAGCAACGGACAGCCCTACTCGGCGCGCCACTTGAAATCCAGACGAGTCCGCCCTAGTAGTTCCTTGGCAATCCGTGACTTGCAGCCGCCCAGGGTGTCTGCCAGGTATCGCGCGCTCGTAGAAAAGGTCGAGGAGCGCGAATCCGCCGCCAGCGGGGGTCGGCGTGAGCATGTGAGACGTGAACCGGTACGCCTCAAGGAAGCTAGGGAGGCTGTACTTCTGCGTTGCCAGGGACAGTGCGAGAATCCCTCGTGCGGCGGCCAACCCTCTGACCTTACTGATCATGGTCAGGCGATCTTGGAGGTGGACCATGTGGAGCGCATTGCTGGTGGCGGCCGCGATCATCCTGTACAGATGGTCGCTCTATGCCCCAACTGTCACGCGATGAAGGAGCGTGGCGCACACCGGGCAGCCCTGCAATCGGTTCTCCTACACGTAGCTAAGGAAACGCATCTCCGGTGGAATGCCGGAGATGCAGGATGA
- a CDS encoding restriction endonuclease, which yields MGQSFIDYAEIGELPVAVWEAGEKPAKDLADYRYRLHRARRRAVAGRLQQLQAQVEIALPGILQDVPRASRERLVNPSVNIITSAVSAIERLLGDTAERKGRWGDLHRHISFGEGHDWHDIAEIDWPSIQPDIDSGALSDSDPLPVPDLDLGSAAAGSLTGVATIALPWDRLDDDKFERLLYDLLRDFAEDENVQWLMHTRAPDRGRDLSLDRVIRDGTGGVRSERVIVQAKHWLKRSVDVAALAATVAAVKLWEPPVVRGLVMATSGRFTADAVSWAEQQNESGSAPYIELWPDSRLETLLAQKPHLAAAHGLR from the coding sequence ATGGGTCAGAGCTTTATCGACTATGCCGAAATTGGCGAGCTGCCGGTGGCTGTTTGGGAAGCCGGCGAGAAGCCAGCCAAAGACCTTGCCGACTATCGGTATCGTCTACATCGGGCCCGGCGAAGGGCAGTTGCAGGACGACTGCAACAACTTCAGGCCCAGGTGGAAATAGCTCTGCCGGGAATTCTTCAAGATGTTCCACGCGCATCTCGCGAACGGCTCGTCAACCCTTCGGTCAACATCATCACCTCTGCGGTCAGCGCGATTGAGAGGCTCCTCGGGGATACTGCGGAGAGGAAGGGGCGCTGGGGCGACCTTCACCGACACATTTCCTTCGGAGAGGGCCACGACTGGCACGATATCGCGGAGATCGATTGGCCCAGTATCCAGCCCGATATCGACAGCGGTGCCTTGTCCGATTCCGATCCGCTCCCTGTGCCGGACCTCGACCTTGGAAGCGCAGCAGCCGGAAGCCTGACGGGCGTAGCTACGATTGCGCTACCCTGGGACCGCTTAGATGATGACAAGTTCGAGAGACTTCTATACGACCTCCTCCGCGACTTCGCCGAAGATGAGAATGTCCAGTGGTTGATGCACACGCGCGCACCTGATCGTGGACGTGATCTCTCTCTAGACCGTGTCATCAGAGACGGCACTGGTGGTGTGCGAAGCGAGCGGGTCATCGTCCAAGCCAAGCATTGGTTGAAGCGATCGGTGGATGTGGCCGCTCTAGCGGCGACCGTCGCAGCCGTGAAGTTGTGGGAGCCGCCAGTCGTGCGCGGACTCGTCATGGCGACCTCCGGCCGCTTCACCGCCGACGCAGTCTCCTGGGCGGAACAACAAAACGAGAGCGGCTCCGCTCCATACATAGAGTTGTGGCCCGACAGCCGTTTGGAGACCTTGCTCGCGCAGAAGCCCCACCTTGCGGCAGCCCATGGTCTCCGATGA
- a CDS encoding IS1380 family transposase: MKVSHTPAAVSAAFDDPNLIAHAGLVPVMQLAERCGLARLVAEKVKLTGAKNGAGAGPDAKVTSIVAGMAAGADSIDDLHVLRHGAMPVLFAGVRAPSTLGSFLRAFTHGHALQLHAVHRRFLAALASHTPLLPGAGEKAFIDVDSTHKRVYGRTKQGAEYGRFKGVRTLHPLLATICTPASRPVIATVRMRRGKAADSRGAPKLVSEALATAVEVGCTGLRILRADSQFYNAGVIAACRRTGARFSITCGMNPSIKRAVLGIPDEAWQQITYPTAVPDPDTGELISGAEVAEIPAYTAFTGRKKSERVTARLIVRRVRDLAEPAVVGEQGELFPLWRYHPFFTDNPAPTLQSEREHRHHAVVEQVIADSKAAALAHLPSGHFHANSAWLTLWAMTYNLLRATGALTSAFHAKATTATLRAHLIHVPARTARSARRVTLHLPNNWPWQHAWTHLFDTVHGPAG, encoded by the coding sequence ATGAAAGTTTCCCATACTCCGGCGGCGGTCTCCGCTGCGTTCGACGACCCGAATCTGATCGCGCATGCCGGGCTGGTCCCGGTGATGCAGCTGGCCGAGCGGTGCGGGCTGGCCCGTCTGGTGGCGGAGAAGGTGAAGCTGACCGGAGCGAAGAACGGCGCGGGTGCCGGGCCGGATGCCAAGGTCACCAGCATCGTGGCCGGGATGGCCGCCGGTGCGGACAGCATCGACGACCTTCACGTCCTGCGCCACGGCGCGATGCCCGTGTTGTTCGCAGGCGTCCGTGCGCCCTCCACGCTGGGCAGCTTCCTGCGCGCGTTCACCCACGGTCACGCACTCCAGCTCCACGCGGTGCACCGCAGGTTCCTGGCCGCTTTGGCCTCGCACACGCCGCTGCTGCCCGGCGCAGGCGAGAAGGCGTTCATCGATGTCGACTCCACCCACAAACGGGTCTACGGCCGGACCAAGCAGGGCGCCGAGTACGGCCGGTTCAAGGGCGTCCGCACCCTGCACCCGCTGCTGGCCACGATCTGCACCCCCGCCTCGCGGCCGGTGATCGCCACCGTGCGGATGCGCCGCGGGAAGGCAGCCGACTCACGCGGCGCCCCGAAACTGGTCAGTGAGGCGCTGGCCACCGCCGTCGAGGTCGGCTGCACCGGCCTGCGGATCCTGCGGGCAGATTCACAGTTCTACAACGCCGGTGTAATCGCCGCCTGCCGCCGGACCGGGGCCCGCTTCTCCATCACCTGCGGCATGAACCCCTCCATCAAGCGGGCCGTCCTCGGCATTCCGGACGAGGCATGGCAGCAGATCACCTATCCCACCGCGGTGCCCGACCCCGACACCGGCGAGCTCATCTCCGGCGCCGAAGTCGCCGAGATACCCGCCTACACCGCCTTCACCGGCCGCAAGAAGAGCGAGCGGGTCACGGCCCGGCTGATCGTGCGCCGGGTCCGGGACCTGGCCGAACCCGCCGTCGTGGGTGAACAGGGCGAGCTGTTCCCCCTCTGGCGCTACCACCCGTTCTTCACCGACAACCCCGCCCCGACCCTCCAGTCAGAACGGGAACACCGTCACCACGCCGTCGTCGAGCAGGTCATCGCCGACAGCAAAGCCGCAGCTCTGGCCCACCTGCCGTCCGGACACTTCCACGCCAACTCCGCCTGGCTGACCCTGTGGGCGATGACCTACAACCTGCTGCGGGCCACCGGTGCTCTGACCTCCGCCTTCCACGCCAAGGCCACCACCGCCACCCTCCGCGCCCACCTGATCCACGTTCCCGCCCGGACCGCCCGCTCCGCACGGCGCGTCACCCTGCACCTACCGAACAACTGGCCCTGGCAGCACGCCTGGACACACCTCTTCGACACCGTCCACGGCCCAGCCGGCTGA